The following coding sequences lie in one Aspergillus puulaauensis MK2 DNA, chromosome 3, nearly complete sequence genomic window:
- a CDS encoding LLM class flavin-dependent oxidoreductase (COG:C;~EggNog:ENOG410PU83;~InterPro:IPR011251,IPR016215,IPR036661;~PFAM:PF00296;~go_function: GO:0004497 - monooxygenase activity [Evidence IEA];~go_function: GO:0016705 - oxidoreductase activity, acting on paired donors, with incorporation or reduction of molecular oxygen [Evidence IEA];~go_process: GO:0055114 - oxidation-reduction process [Evidence IEA]), which yields MSNTTATGKKQIILNAFVMNTPAHMAPGQWRHPRNKTANYTKLSFWTDLAKLLDNAGFHAMFIADTLGPYDVYKGPANVGPALASGAQYPVNDPLYLVPAMAEATKNLIFGVTASLTYEAPYSLARRLTTVDHLAEGRIAWNIVTSYLDSAARNFGLSEQIEHDERYRRAHEYMEVLYKLWEGSFRDDAVVKDEQSGVYIAPDAVRQIHHAGKYFNVPGPHFCEPSVQRTPFLFQAGVSEAGNGFGGKHGEAIFVAGQTPEGVRSTVQNIRKVAEDEGRDPAHIKVIVGITIIVAATDEEAFAKKEEFLKYADQEGVQALFGGWTGVDLSKYPDDEDFRFAEATRVQSIVKRWASTVPGTDNLPWTKRRIVEFLSVGGIQTKLIGSGKTVADELERWVEISGVDGFNLAHITNPGSFEDVIEFLLPELRARGLFRDKVDKEGATAREAYLGEGQIRLPEDHPGSKYKWRAGEKVPKYQEE from the coding sequence ATGTCGAATACCACTGCCACCGGCAAAAAACAAATCATCCTCAATGCCTTTGTCATGAACACGCCCGCCCACATGGCCCCCGGCCAATGGCGCCACCCACGCAACAAAACCGCAAATTACACCAAACTCTCGTTCTGGACGGACCTCGCCAAACTGCTCGACAACGCCGGTTTCCACGCGATGTTCATCGCAGACACACTCGGCCCCTACGACGTCTACAAGGGTCCCGCGAACGTCGGTCCCGCACTAGCTTCAGGCGCGCAGTACCCCGTTAACGACCCGCTGTATCTCGTCCCCGCGATGGCAGAAGCAACAAAGAATCTCATCTTCGGCGTTACGGCCAGTCTTACATATGAGGCTCCGTATTCGCTTGCGAGGCGGTTGACGACCGTGGATCATCTGGCGGAGGGCCGGATCGCGTGGAACATCGTCACCTCGTACCTAGACTCCGCGGCGCGGAATTTCGGTCTGAGCGAGCAGATCGAGCATGATGAACGGTATCGCCGCGCGCACGAGTACATGGAGGTCCTGTATAAACTATGGGAGGGCAGCTTCCGGGACGACGCCGTGGTGAAGGATGAGCAGAGCGGGGTGTATATCGCGCCTGATGCGGTGCGGCAGATACACCACGCGGGCAAGTATTTTAATGTGCCCGGCCCGCATTTCTGTGAGCCGTCGGTGCAGCGCACGCCGTTTTTGTTTCAGGCCGGGGTTAGTGAGGCTGGGAATGGGTTTGGGGGAAAGCATGGGGAGGCGATTTTTGTTGCGGGGCAGACGCCGGAGGGGGTGAGGAGTACTGTTCAGAATATTCGCAAggtggcggaggatgaggggagGGATCCGGCGCATATCAAGGTGATTGTGGGCATTACGATTATTGTTGCGGCgacggatgaggaggcgtttgcgaagaaggaggagttctTGAAGTATGCGGACCAGGAGGGCGTGCAGGCGCTGTTTGGGGGGTGGACGGGGGTGGATCTGTCCAAGTAtcctgatgatgaggacttCAGGTTTGCAGAGGCAACGCGCGTGCAGTCGATTGTCAAGCGATGGGCGTCGACGGTGCCCGGGACGGATAACCTGCcgtggacgaagaggaggattgTCGAGTTCTTGAGTGTTGGAGGGATCCAGACCAAGCTCATTGGGAGTGGGAAGACCGTggctgatgagctggagcGCTGGGTGGAGATCTCGGGCGTGGATGGCTTCAATCTGGCCCATATCACGAATCCTGGCAGCTTCGAAGATGTCATTGAGTTCCTGCTGCCAGAGCTGCGCGCCAGAGGACTGTTCAGGGACAAGGTCGACAAGGAGGGCGCCACAGCCAGAGAGGCCTACCTTGGGGAGGGCCAGATCCGACTGCCGGAGGACCATCCAGGCAGTAAATACAAGTGGCGGGCTGGCGAGAAGGTGCCCAAGTACCAGGAGGAATAG
- a CDS encoding uncharacterized protein (COG:S;~EggNog:ENOG410PNPP;~TransMembrane:7 (o32-51i63-84o108-131i143-166o186-209i221-242o262-280i)) has protein sequence MSEGQKGVAPVPEGETFNPDYSNPWLYLENRAVIIAGLVFCTTCLALRVYTKAALLNKLGWDDVSIVGAWVFSIATQAVCLYGYTHGGLGIHLWNVTPQVFLEYQKTVFVAGIVYVPALALAKASLIIIYYRIVAQRRFYRYCLYVIAAVVVGYSVAIAFALIFACKPIARAWNTSIDGTCIDQKGLYTATAVTNTVTDVALLIVPLPVLASLNMPTIQKVGLFFMFVVGCATVITSIIRLVTLFPFLQSSDPTYRIAWTDIWINVESNFIIICPCLPFLRHFLRRYAPKLIGENSSAARYFKNYASYGKTGGNTTLRSWRRPRGEHTVLTDEVELAENGDEMADSHSASGAGGVRIFKEVQWDVTEERSDRVSDPDGVREENVRHVAPGV, from the exons ATGTCTGAGGGCCAGAAGGGCGTGGCCCCTGTCCCGGAGGGCGAGACTTTTAACCCTGACTATTCGAATCCGTGGCTGTATCTTGAGAACCGCGCGGTGATTATTGCTGGCCTTGTCTTTTGTACGACGTGCCTGGCATTGCGGGTTTATACCAAGGCTGCCCTGCTGAACAAGCTGGGCTGGGATGATG TGTCAATAGTAGGTGCTTGG GTCTTCTCCATAGCAACTCAAGCCGTGTGTCTCT ATGGATACACACACGGCGGCCTCGGCATACACCTTTGGAATGTCACGCCGCAGGTGTTCCTGGAATACCAAAAG ACCGTCTTCGTCGCCGGCATCGTCTACGTCCCCGCCCTAGCCCTCGCCAAAGCCTCCCTCATCATAATCTACTACCGCATCGTCGCCCAGCGAAGATTCTACCGATACTGTCTGTACGTCATCGCGGCCGTGGTCGTAGGCTACAGTGTGGCCATTGCCTTTGCGCTGATATTCGCGTGCAAACCGATTGCGAGGGCGTGGAACACGAGTATTGATGGGACGTGTATTGACCAGAAGGGCCTATACACTGCGACGGCGGTCACGAATACGGTTACCGATGTGGCGTTGCTGATTGTGCCTCTGCCCGTTTTGGCCAGCTTGAATATGCCGACGATTCAGAAGGTTGGGTTGTTTTTTatgtttgttgttggttgcGC AACCGTGATAACAAGTATCATCCGCCTGGTcaccctcttccccttcctaCAGTCCTCCGACCCAACATACCGCATCGCCTGGACAGATATCTGGAT CAACGTCGAATCAAACTTCATAATCATCTGCCCATGCCTCCCCTTCCTCCGACACTTCCTCCGCCGCTACGCCCCCAAGCTCATCGGCGAGAACTCATCCGCTGCGCGCTACTTCAAGAACTACGCCAGCTACGGCAAGACAGGCGGAAACACGACGCTGCGGTCGTGGCGGCGGCCGAGGGGCGAGCATACGGTGCTTACTGACGAGGTGGAACTTGCGGAGAATGGCGACGAGATGGCGGATTCGCATTCTGCTTCTGGTGCGGGAGGCGTGAGGATTTTCAAGGAGGTGCAGTGGGATGTTACGGAGGAGAGGAGCGACAGGGTTTCGGATCCTGATGGTGTCAGGGAGGAGAATGTACGGCATGTTGCGCCGGGGGTGTAG